From Cucumis melo cultivar AY chromosome 1, USDA_Cmelo_AY_1.0, whole genome shotgun sequence, a single genomic window includes:
- the LOC103500773 gene encoding uncharacterized protein LOC103500773 isoform X1, which produces MAFRGRGRGRGGGGGSFQYAKQEPFELFPENVTLPSVSEMPEELALAMGQINFLKYWKASPFYLEENVMKKMQRTEIEKFSDRLKMNSTLKRDSLAQIIQLTSRNFPEELVEGFKGKLRTKRKVQWNPESGLKKMDFLEKREESLKGQDKEDKEKKEGEEGEDEDEEEEDAQSEELTDDDYYQNEYFDDDEDDYNMEEEGGDEPEY; this is translated from the exons ATGGCATTTAGAGGGCGAGGGAGAGGACGAGGTGGTGGTGGTGGGAGCTTTCAGTACGCCAAGCAAGAACCTTTCGAGCTTTTCCCAGAG AATGTAACTCTACCAAGCGTCAGTGAAATGCCTGAAGAATTAGCCTTGGCTATGGGTCAAATCAACTTTCTGAAATATTGGAAGGCCTCTCCTTTTTATCTAGAGGAAAATGTCATGAAAA AGATGCAAAGAACTGAGATAGAGAAATTTTCCGATAGATTGAAGATGAATAGTACATTGAAGCGTGATTCCCTCGCACAAATTATACAGCTCACATCTAGGAACTTTCCTGAAGAATTGGTTGAAG GTTTCAAAGGGAAGTTGCGGACCAAACGAAAAGTGCAATGGAACCCTGAGTCAG GGCTGAAAAAAATGGACTTCCTAGAGAAGCGTGAAGAATCTCTCAAG GGACAGGATAAGGAGGATaaggagaagaaagaaggagaagaaggtgaagacgaagacgaagaagaagaggatGCACAGTCCGAGGAACTTACCGATGATGATTATTATCAG AACGAATATTTTGACGACGATGAAGATGATTACAACATGGAAGAAGAAGGTGGAG ATGAACCTGAATATTAG
- the LOC103500773 gene encoding uncharacterized protein LOC103500773 isoform X2 produces the protein MPEELALAMGQINFLKYWKASPFYLEENVMKKMQRTEIEKFSDRLKMNSTLKRDSLAQIIQLTSRNFPEELVEGFKGKLRTKRKVQWNPESGLKKMDFLEKREESLKGQDKEDKEKKEGEEGEDEDEEEEDAQSEELTDDDYYQNEYFDDDEDDYNMEEEGGDEPEY, from the exons ATGCCTGAAGAATTAGCCTTGGCTATGGGTCAAATCAACTTTCTGAAATATTGGAAGGCCTCTCCTTTTTATCTAGAGGAAAATGTCATGAAAA AGATGCAAAGAACTGAGATAGAGAAATTTTCCGATAGATTGAAGATGAATAGTACATTGAAGCGTGATTCCCTCGCACAAATTATACAGCTCACATCTAGGAACTTTCCTGAAGAATTGGTTGAAG GTTTCAAAGGGAAGTTGCGGACCAAACGAAAAGTGCAATGGAACCCTGAGTCAG GGCTGAAAAAAATGGACTTCCTAGAGAAGCGTGAAGAATCTCTCAAG GGACAGGATAAGGAGGATaaggagaagaaagaaggagaagaaggtgaagacgaagacgaagaagaagaggatGCACAGTCCGAGGAACTTACCGATGATGATTATTATCAG AACGAATATTTTGACGACGATGAAGATGATTACAACATGGAAGAAGAAGGTGGAG ATGAACCTGAATATTAG
- the LOC103500774 gene encoding protein IQ-domain 26-like, translating into MGKATRWLKGLLGIKKDKDPSPNSNSNSNSTTLAADNRKDKKRWSFAKSTRDSVQTLPPPLETAWFRSSYISDSDKEQNKHAIAVAAATAAAADAAVAAAQAAVAVVRLTSQGRGRASLYITGRDRWAAVKIQTVFRGYLARKALRALKGLVKLQAVVRGFLVRKRAAATLHSMQALFRAQTAVRTQRARRSFNKENRFIPDIRPRKSSERFDETRSELFHSKRLSVASSYETCMNSLDESPKIVEIDTYRTRARSRRYISTLSECGADDIAFQTSPIPCSNRPRGVVDCHNNNVLRDFEWCLMGEDCKFPTAHSTPRLSNNSFVSANVPVTPSKSVCGDSFYRPYMNYCPNYMANTQSFKAKLRSQSAPKQRPEPGSKKKLSLNEIMAARNSLSSVRMQRPNNQMLQEEEEEEDDDDDDEEEEETSYGF; encoded by the exons ATGGGGAAAGCTACCAGATGGTTGAAGGGCTTATTGGGGATCAAGAAAGACAAAGACCCATCtccaaattcaaattcaaactCCAATTCAACAACCCTCGCCGCCGACAACAGAAAGGACAAGAAACGCTGGAGTTTTGCCAAGTCCACTAGAGATTCCGTCCAAACACTGCCTCCTCCCCTTGAGACTGCTTGGTTCAGATCCTCTTACATTTCTGATTCTGACAAAGAACAGAACAAACACGCAATTGCTGTAGCTGCAGCCACTGCCGCAGCTGCAGATGCCGCCGTCGCCGCTGCTCAAGCGGCGGTGGCCGTCGTTCGTCTCACAAGTCAAGGAAGAGGAAGAGCCTCTCTCTATATCACCGGAAGAGATAGATGGGCTGCTGTCAAGATTCAAACAGTTTTTAGGGGCTATTTG GCAAGAAAGGCATTACGAGCTCTCAAAGGGCTTGTTAAATTACAGGCTGTGGTTAGAGGATTTCTCGTAAGAAAAAGAGCTGCTGCTACTCTTCACAGTATGCAAGCTCTTTTTAGAGCTCAAACTGCTGTTAGAACTCAACGAGCTCGTCGTTCTTTCAACAAAGAGAACAGGTTTATCCCCGATATTCGACCCCGAAAATCCTCC GAACGGTTTGATGAAACAAGAAGTGAATTATTCCATAGTAAGAGGTTGTCTGTAGCATCATCTTACGAAACCTGTATGAATTCATTGGACGAGAGTCCGAAGATTGTGGAAATTGACACTTACAGAACTCGAGCGAGGTCTCGTAGGTACATTTCAACATTGTCCGAATGCGGAGCAGATGATATAGCTTTCCAAACATCACCAATACCATGTTCAAATCGACCTCGTGGAGTGGTGGATTGCCACAACAACAATGTGCTTCGCGACTTCGAATGGTGCTTGATGGGTGAGGATTGCAAGTTCCCTACAGCTCACAGCACGCCCCGGCTATCGAATAACTCATTCGTGTCTGCCAACGTGCCAGTCACCCCGTCGAAGAGTGTGTGTGGGGACAGCTTCTACCGGCCATACATGAACTACTGCCCCAATTATATGGCAAACACACAATCTTTCAAGGCAAAACTGAGGTCTCAAAGTGCCCCAAAGCAAAGGCCAGAGCCAGGGTCCAAGAAGAAGCTATCGTTGAATGAAATAATGGCAGCAAGAAACAGCTTAAGCAGTGTAAGAATGCAAAGACCTAATAACCAAATGctgcaagaagaagaagaagaagaagatgatgatgatgatgatgaagaagaagaagaaacatcatatggtttttga